One window from the genome of Elaeis guineensis isolate ETL-2024a chromosome 5, EG11, whole genome shotgun sequence encodes:
- the LOC105046255 gene encoding glycosylinositol phosphorylceramide mannosyl transferase 1 isoform X2 gives MRGAALPLSSGRRIPLRFRHLSISAFGSVKIRLLLCCCVALAFLLLAFGCRHCPSLPPSLPPPGKGYTILINTWKRNDLLKQSIVHYASCRGVNSIHIVWSEPDPPSDSLHDFLRQATQMNSKGGKYIEVRFDLNQEDSLNNRFKEIKGLRTDAIFSIDDDVIFSCSSVELAFSVWQSAPMSMVGFVPRVHWLDKSRDSVEHYRYGGWWSVWWMGTYSMVLSKAAFFHHKYLDLYTNHMPAAIRDYVTKNRNCEDIAMSLLVANVTGAPPMWVKERTETCP, from the exons ATGAGAGGGGCCGCCCTCCCCCTCTCCTCCGGCCGGAGGATCCCGCTCAGATTCCGTCACCTCTCCATCTCGGCTTTTGGATCCGTCAAGATCAGGCTGCTCCTCTGCTGCTGCGTCGCCCTCGCGTTCCTCCTCCTAGCCTTCGGCTGCCGCCACtgcccttcccttcctccatcgtTGCCCCCTCCCGG GAAAGGTTACACCATATTGATTAACACATGGAAGAGAAATGACCTGCTGAAGCAATCCATTGTTCATTATGCTTCTTGTCGTGGAGTTAATTCTATTCACATTGTGTGGAGTGAACCTGATCCACCTTCAGATTCGTTACATGATTTTTTGAGGCAAGCTACACAGATGAACTCTAAAGGGGGCAAATATATTGAAGTaagatttgatttgaatcaagaAGACAGTCTGAACaacaggttcaaggaaatcaagGGTTTGAGGACTGATGCTATCTTTTCAATAGATGATGATGTTATATTTTCCTGTTCATCTGTTGAATTAGCTTTCAGTGTCTGGCAAAGTGCCCCAATGTCAATGGTGGGATTTGTACCTCGTGTGCATTGGCTGGATAAGTCG AGAGACAGTGTGGAACACTATAGGTATGGAGGCTGGTGGTCAGTTTGGTGGATGGGTACCTACAGCATGGTTCTCTCCAAGGCAGCCTTCTTCCACCACAAGTATCTTGATCTGTACACAAACCATATGCCAGCAGCTATAAGAGATTATGTGACCAAAAACAG GAACTGTGAAGATATTGCAATGTCTTTGCTTGTGGCAAATGTAACAGGTGCTCCACCCATGTGGGTAAAAG AGCGGACAGAAACATGTCCTTGA
- the LOC105046255 gene encoding glycosylinositol phosphorylceramide mannosyl transferase 1 isoform X1: protein MRGAALPLSSGRRIPLRFRHLSISAFGSVKIRLLLCCCVALAFLLLAFGCRHCPSLPPSLPPPGKGYTILINTWKRNDLLKQSIVHYASCRGVNSIHIVWSEPDPPSDSLHDFLRQATQMNSKGGKYIEVRFDLNQEDSLNNRFKEIKGLRTDAIFSIDDDVIFSCSSVELAFSVWQSAPMSMVGFVPRVHWLDKSRDSVEHYRYGGWWSVWWMGTYSMVLSKAAFFHHKYLDLYTNHMPAAIRDYVTKNRNCEDIAMSLLVANVTGAPPMWVKGRVFEIGSTGISSLGGHSRRRSECLNVFAPIYGHMPLIATNAKVIDSRHSWFW from the exons ATGAGAGGGGCCGCCCTCCCCCTCTCCTCCGGCCGGAGGATCCCGCTCAGATTCCGTCACCTCTCCATCTCGGCTTTTGGATCCGTCAAGATCAGGCTGCTCCTCTGCTGCTGCGTCGCCCTCGCGTTCCTCCTCCTAGCCTTCGGCTGCCGCCACtgcccttcccttcctccatcgtTGCCCCCTCCCGG GAAAGGTTACACCATATTGATTAACACATGGAAGAGAAATGACCTGCTGAAGCAATCCATTGTTCATTATGCTTCTTGTCGTGGAGTTAATTCTATTCACATTGTGTGGAGTGAACCTGATCCACCTTCAGATTCGTTACATGATTTTTTGAGGCAAGCTACACAGATGAACTCTAAAGGGGGCAAATATATTGAAGTaagatttgatttgaatcaagaAGACAGTCTGAACaacaggttcaaggaaatcaagGGTTTGAGGACTGATGCTATCTTTTCAATAGATGATGATGTTATATTTTCCTGTTCATCTGTTGAATTAGCTTTCAGTGTCTGGCAAAGTGCCCCAATGTCAATGGTGGGATTTGTACCTCGTGTGCATTGGCTGGATAAGTCG AGAGACAGTGTGGAACACTATAGGTATGGAGGCTGGTGGTCAGTTTGGTGGATGGGTACCTACAGCATGGTTCTCTCCAAGGCAGCCTTCTTCCACCACAAGTATCTTGATCTGTACACAAACCATATGCCAGCAGCTATAAGAGATTATGTGACCAAAAACAG GAACTGTGAAGATATTGCAATGTCTTTGCTTGTGGCAAATGTAACAGGTGCTCCACCCATGTGGGTAAAAG GCAGGGTATTCGAGATTGGATCAACAGGCATCAGTAGTTTAGGAGGTCATAGCAGAAGGAGATCAGAATGCCTTAATGTGTTTGCTCCAATTTATGGTCATATGCCTTTGATAGCAACCAATGCGAAGGTCATAGACAGCAGGCATAGTTGGTTTTGGTAA